TGCTTGCGGCTGTTCTCGATGTTCTTCACCACCTTGACGGCCACCTTCTCGCCAACGGTGCGCGTCACCGTCTTGTCACCCTGCTCGCTCTCCGAACTTAGCCCCGCCAGGTCCTCGGCCCTCAGCTTGTACAGATCGGCGAACGTGCTCACCATGCCGCGGTCGACGAGCTGATCGATCAGCTTGTCGCCGACGCCTTCGATGTCCATCTGACTGCGATTGCAGAACCAGATCAGCCGTTCCTTCACCTGCGCGGGGCAGGCGGGGTTTGGGCAGTAGATGTCGATGCCGGCGTCCAGCACTTCGACCGGTTCGCTGCATGTCGGGCATTGTTCCGGCAGCTTGGCGGCCTTCACCTGCTTGCGCTTGAAGTGCTGCTCGCACGCCCGGTTCACACAGCGGTAGACGGCCGTGCCGTCGGTGACGGCTTCCCGTTCGACCTTCGTGGCGCACGCCGGACACGCTTTTGGCGCAACGATCGGTTTAGCGCCCTTCGGCCGTTTCTCGGCAATGATCGCCGACACGTACGGAATGACCTCACCCGCCCGTTCGACGACCACGGTGTCGCCGTAGTGCAGATCGAGGCGTTGGATCTGGTCGATGTTGTGCAGCGTGACGTGCGTCACCGTGACCCCGCCGATGAACACCGCTTCCAGATCGCCCACGGGCGTCAGGCTGCCCCCCTTGCCGACCTGCCAGCGAACGTCATTTAACACCGTCGGCTGCTGCTCGGTCTCGTACTTGTACGCGATCAGCCAGCGCGGCGACTTGCTGTGGGCGCCAAGCACCTCTCGCTGTGCAAAAGCGTCGATCTTCATCACCATGCCGTCGGTCATGTAAGGCAACGTGGGGCGCACGGCTTCGAAAGCGTGAATCGTCTTGATCGCTTCCTCCACGTTATCGACCCGGTAGACCTCCTTCGGCAACGGCAGGCCCCAGCCGCGCAGCAGTTGCGTCCATTCCCAATAGCTGTCGGTCGGCAGTGGCTCGACCTGCCCCAGGCCGTGCGCCAGAAAACGCAGCCGGCGCTTGGCCACTATTTTGGGGTCCAGCCGGCGCAGTGTGCCAGAAGTGAGGTTGCGCGGGTTGGCGTACGGTTCGTCTCCCTCGGCCTCGATCTCCTTGTTCACACGCTGGAAGTCGTCGTTGTCCATGTAGACCTCGCCGCGCACTTCAACGATGGGTGGCGGTGGTGGCACCCCCTTCTCGCGGCGCAGCACGAGCGGGATGGATTTGATCGTGCGCGCGTTCACGGTGATGTCGTCCCCCGTGTTTCCGCGCCCGCGCGTGGCGGCCAGCACGAGTTTGCCATCCTCGTACCGCAGGCTGACCGAAGCGCCGTCGATCTTCGGTTCAAGCACGTAACTCGGTTGCTGGCCGCCCAGGGCCTTGCGCATTCGCTCGTCGAACGCGCGCACCTCGGCCTCGCTGTAGGTGTTGTCGATGCT
Above is a window of Tepidisphaeraceae bacterium DNA encoding:
- the ligA gene encoding NAD-dependent DNA ligase LigA; translation: MPTSPKQRVAELLRDQLNHHNYLYYIEARPTVSDQEYDRLMRELTDLETTYPELRTADSPTQRVGGDVQTELRPVTHAVPMMSIDNTYSEAEVRAFDERMRKALGGQQPSYVLEPKIDGASVSLRYEDGKLVLAATRGRGNTGDDITVNARTIKSIPLVLRREKGVPPPPPIVEVRGEVYMDNDDFQRVNKEIEAEGDEPYANPRNLTSGTLRRLDPKIVAKRRLRFLAHGLGQVEPLPTDSYWEWTQLLRGWGLPLPKEVYRVDNVEEAIKTIHAFEAVRPTLPYMTDGMVMKIDAFAQREVLGAHSKSPRWLIAYKYETEQQPTVLNDVRWQVGKGGSLTPVGDLEAVFIGGVTVTHVTLHNIDQIQRLDLHYGDTVVVERAGEVIPYVSAIIAEKRPKGAKPIVAPKACPACATKVEREAVTDGTAVYRCVNRACEQHFKRKQVKAAKLPEQCPTCSEPVEVLDAGIDIYCPNPACPAQVKERLIWFCNRSQMDIEGVGDKLIDQLVDRGMVSTFADLYKLRAEDLAGLSSESEQGDKTVTRTVGEKVAVKVVKNIENSRKQPLERLLAGLGIHHIGTGGSRRLAAAFGSLNAIAAASVEELEATDDVGRITSESVHDFFHNSAGQAAVAALQAVGVDPKQAVVKPEALAGLPLAGKTVVITGTLPTLKRDEAEALVIKNGGKASGSVSKKTSFVLAGDDAGSKLTKAQELGIEVIDEAEFLQRVKAD